GAAGAATTCAATCCCGTGTTTGGGTCCGCCGATGCGGACGCGATCAAAGGCTGGTACCGGTTCTTGATGTACATGTTCCCGCTTTCGTTTACTACGGAGACCCCCACTCCTCCACCGAACCGAAAGCCGTCCGAATTCGGCCTTCCCCAGAAAAAAGCAGGCAACAGGATGGAATAATATCCGTTCGCATTCGTTCCTACATCCTCTCGCCTGGTCCGGTTTTGGAGCCTGGTATTGATGAAGTTATCCAAACCGTAGTTGGTAGTACTCACATTGTCCGGAATCGAATCCATCTCCTGGTTGTCGAAACTGAACGTGGTCGTATGACTCAAAAGCTGTACGCCGAAGTATTCGGAAAGGGCTAAATCCCTGGACTTGAGCTCCAAAAAAAGATTCGGTTTCACATAATGACCTTGGGTCTGCAACGCAACATAATCGTGGCGCCGAACGGAACCCGTAGCGTGAGAAAAACCGAGCCCTAGATTGACGGAAAAATATTTCGTCCTGTATTTTTCTTCGGCTATATCCTTTCTCTTCTGCTTGTCCGCTAGACTTTCCGAGGTATATTCCTGGATCATATCGTCCCACTTCGAAGCGGGGGATTGGTCCGGAGCGGCTTGCGCATGTAGACTAGAGATGCATACCGTCCCCCACAGTACGAAACACAATGCAAACGCCTTCGGAATCGGAAAAAATCCGGGAAGAAGAATCCGCACGCAAGATCCGCAGTTTTGGAAGGCGTAAAAAAAGGAAAACGAGGACGGATATCTGCGAAGAAGAAACATTTCGACCGCTAAAATAAGATATTAATGCTTGGGTTTCCGATAACGGCTACTCGCAAAGCCATCAAAATATGTCGAGCCGTCGGAGCGATTTCTTTTCGGGTTTTCCTGGAAATACGCCTATTAAAATTTCCTTAGAAGGTCTTTAGAATTTTATTAGAGAAAATCCCATCAAAAACGGATCGAAAAATCGATCGCTCGAAGTCGACGGACCTCCCGCAAAAAACAGTATTTCAATTTACGATTCTTCAACGTCGATAAATTGTATTACTGTAATCTTATTTTGTCGCAAAAGCGGAAAACTTAGAGTTATTCGAATGCATATATTGGTAATAGAAGACGACGTTCGAGTCTCCGAACTGATCAAACGCGGACTGGAAGAAGAAGGCTTCTCCATATCCACGGCGTACGACGGAGAGATGGCGAGCAAAATCGCCGTACAAAACGACTTCGACCTGATCATCGCAGACATCATACTTCCGAAGATGAACGGAATCGAGTTATGCAAAATCATTCGAAATTCCAAGCCGGAGATTCCGATCATTATGCTCACCGCTTTGGGAACTACGGACGACAAGGTGGAAGGGTTCGATGCCGGAGCGGATGACTATCTGGTAAAGCCCTTCGATTTTCGGGAACTTCTGGCGAGAATCAAGGCGCTTCTAAAAAGAAACCAAGCCCCCCTAAAATATCCGGGAGATCTATTGAAGTATTCGGATCTGGAAATGGACCTAAAAACCAAAATCGTCCGCCGGGGAGGCAAAGAGATAGATCTTACCCCGAAGGAGTTCAAATTTCTCGAATTTCTGATGAGGAACCCGGATAGAGTCCTTTCCCGAGCCGAAATTTCCGAAAAAGTCTGGGAAACCTCCTTCGATACTGGTACGAATTTTATAGACGTTTACGTGAACTATCTTAGAAAAAAGATAGATAACGATTTTGAAGCGAAGCTCATACATACCAAACCGGGAATGGGATTCATCTTCAAAGAAGGCTGATCCGTGAAACTTAGGAATAAACTGACCCTGATTTTCTCCTCCATAGTGGCGGTTCTTCTGCTCGGCTTCGCGGTCTCCATCTATATCACGTATTCCGAAGATAGAGAGGAGGAATTTTACAAAAGACTAAAACAACTCGGAATGACCAAGGCGGATCTGCTCATCGGGGCCAAGATCAACCCGCAGTCGTTGCAGTTGATCTACGCGAGCGCTCCGAACTCCTATTTTCAGGACGAGGTCGCGATCTACGACAAAGATTTCAACCTTCTCTATCACGACTCTTCCGATAACGACAAAGTCAAAGAGTCCAAGGAAATGTTCGAACGGATTCTCAAGGAAAAGGAAATCCATTTTTACACGAATTCCATCCAGGCCGTAGGATTCGTATACCATCACAGCGGGTCGGACTATATAATCACCGCAGCAGCGGTGGACGGATACGGATTGGCCATCCTGAAAAAGTTCAAATACAAGCTCGCATTCGGATTCCTGATCTGCGTCTCCCTCACCTTCCTGGCGGGCAAGATATTCTCCATCCAGGCTCTTCGGCCGGTTACGGATCTAGTCACGAAAACCGAAGAGATCACCGCAAAAAACTTGGACCTCCGCGTAAACGAAGGAAACGGAAAGGATGAGATTTCCAAACTCGCAAGAACATTGAACAGGATGCTGGATCGATTGGAAAAATCCTTCGAATCGCAAAAACATTTCGTTTCTCATATATCGCACGAGCTGAGGACTCCGCTATCCGCTTTGATCACCGAGTTGGAAATATCCAAGAATAAGGACAGAGGCGTGAGAGAATACAAGCAAACGATCTCTTCGGCGCTGGAAGATGCCAAAAAGATCGTTCGCTTAATCAACGGACTGTTGGATTTGGCCAAGGCCAATTACGATTCGTCCGAAATCGGGTTCAAATCCCTACGCCTGGACGAAATCCTCTTGGACGCGCGACAGGAATTGATCAAACAAAACGCCAATTACAGTTTGAACCTACATTTCGCGAGCGATTTCGGAGACGACCTGAACTTCATATCCATTTTGGGAAACGAGTATCTTTTAAAAGTGGCCTTTTCCAATCTAATGGAAAACGGATGCAAATTCTCCGAAAACAAACAATCGACGGTTTCGATAAACCGGTTTAAGGAAAAAACGATTCTTACTTTTACGGACAACGGGGTCGGAATCAAAGAATCCGAGATTCCGAAAATCTTCGATTCGTTTTATAGAGGCTTTAATTCCAATTTCGCTTCGGGTAACGGAATAGGATTGGCTTTAGTGAGTCGGATCGTGCAATTGCACGGAGGAACGATCGCGGTAAAATCCGAGGAAGGCTCGGGCTCTTCTTTTATCGTGGAACTTCCGC
This genomic stretch from Leptospira fletcheri harbors:
- a CDS encoding ATP-binding protein, translated to MKLRNKLTLIFSSIVAVLLLGFAVSIYITYSEDREEEFYKRLKQLGMTKADLLIGAKINPQSLQLIYASAPNSYFQDEVAIYDKDFNLLYHDSSDNDKVKESKEMFERILKEKEIHFYTNSIQAVGFVYHHSGSDYIITAAAVDGYGLAILKKFKYKLAFGFLICVSLTFLAGKIFSIQALRPVTDLVTKTEEITAKNLDLRVNEGNGKDEISKLARTLNRMLDRLEKSFESQKHFVSHISHELRTPLSALITELEISKNKDRGVREYKQTISSALEDAKKIVRLINGLLDLAKANYDSSEIGFKSLRLDEILLDARQELIKQNANYSLNLHFASDFGDDLNFISILGNEYLLKVAFSNLMENGCKFSENKQSTVSINRFKEKTILTFTDNGVGIKESEIPKIFDSFYRGFNSNFASGNGIGLALVSRIVQLHGGTIAVKSEEGSGSSFIVELPHR
- a CDS encoding response regulator transcription factor, which produces MHILVIEDDVRVSELIKRGLEEEGFSISTAYDGEMASKIAVQNDFDLIIADIILPKMNGIELCKIIRNSKPEIPIIMLTALGTTDDKVEGFDAGADDYLVKPFDFRELLARIKALLKRNQAPLKYPGDLLKYSDLEMDLKTKIVRRGGKEIDLTPKEFKFLEFLMRNPDRVLSRAEISEKVWETSFDTGTNFIDVYVNYLRKKIDNDFEAKLIHTKPGMGFIFKEG